From a region of the Mycoplasma miroungigenitalium genome:
- a CDS encoding HAD hydrolase family protein: MKNTSKPTYFIDLDGTLFDQHGITRISYRNQSAILIMQNFANVVFSTGRSYTDIRVQQAMKQLSIDDIICSSGAEVYIDRKLATYINIRDKAVNNIVNYATKRKVVFVVYDSNGEHLYVQNKIQLRLGNLFFKKWMNTISINKDFDIDKHRNITKIAFVLKSSFKTKRIIKEIQELYPDQVNAYAANRNFIVEITDISTNKAIATVEYCKLKGIDLSDAVHIGDSMSDACLKGYVGKLVAMGNATSQLKALADEVAPKHKNGGLYKYFIHHKRK; the protein is encoded by the coding sequence ATGAAAAACACAAGCAAACCCACATACTTTATTGACCTTGACGGAACATTATTTGACCAGCATGGCATTACGAGAATCTCTTATCGCAATCAAAGCGCTATTTTAATTATGCAGAATTTTGCTAATGTTGTTTTTTCAACTGGTCGTTCTTATACAGATATACGAGTTCAACAAGCGATGAAACAATTGTCAATTGATGATATTATTTGTTCTTCAGGCGCTGAAGTTTATATTGATCGTAAATTAGCTACTTATATTAATATTAGAGATAAAGCCGTTAATAATATTGTCAATTATGCTACTAAGCGTAAAGTGGTTTTTGTTGTTTATGATTCAAACGGAGAACACTTATATGTGCAAAACAAAATTCAACTCCGTTTAGGTAATTTGTTTTTTAAAAAATGAATGAATACAATATCGATTAATAAAGATTTTGACATTGACAAACATAGAAATATTACTAAAATTGCGTTCGTATTAAAAAGTTCTTTTAAAACGAAACGTATCATAAAAGAAATTCAAGAACTTTATCCAGACCAAGTGAATGCTTATGCCGCTAACCGAAACTTTATTGTTGAAATAACAGATATATCAACCAACAAAGCTATTGCCACAGTAGAGTACTGCAAGTTAAAAGGAATTGATTTATCTGATGCTGTGCATATTGGAGATTCAATGTCAGATGCGTGTCTTAAGGGTTACGTTGGAAAATTGGTAGCCATGGGCAACGCAACTAGTCAACTCAAAGCATTGGCTGACGAGGTGGCACCAAAACATAAAAATGGTGGGTTATACAAATATTTTATTCATCATAAAAGAAAATAA